One Streptomyces sp. CNQ-509 DNA window includes the following coding sequences:
- a CDS encoding bifunctional 3'-5' exonuclease/DNA polymerase, whose translation MRWAMADGPRGGVIVCPVDAAGDPQGPEHTYPHPAHALRHHPTADRWIWSSTAAFYPRLLDAGETVPRCHDVEAAEAILLGHEGMWGLPRSLAAAWARLRGLPVPKDPPPRSFAGEPQPTLFDAAPARPHGTDDLPALLAVHAAQQDRVAASAHPHRLRLLLAAESAGMLVAAEMHHAGLPWRADVHDALLTELLGGRYPGGLEPPRLAALADDVSRAFGERVRPDLPAEVVRAFRKAGVRITSTRKWELQDIDHPAVAPLLEYKKLYRLHTAHGWSWLQTWVHGGRFRPEYLPGGAMSGRWTTHGGGALQIPRVVRRAVVADEGWRLVVADADQMEPRVLAAVSGDAGLMAAADGTRDLYEALAARAFAGGRAEAKLALLGAIYGQTSGDALTYLADLRRRFPAAVAYVDEAARAGEEGRLVRSHLGRTCAPSEAADDGEAGLPQEDDGGGAAARGGAAARARGRFTRNFVVQASAAEWALCLLAALRQELAGMRAELVFFQHDEVIVHCPEAEAPAVEKALAVASARAGEVMFGQTPVVFSFTTAVVECYADAR comes from the coding sequence ATGCGCTGGGCCATGGCCGACGGACCCCGCGGCGGGGTCATCGTCTGCCCCGTCGACGCCGCAGGCGACCCCCAGGGCCCCGAACACACCTACCCCCACCCCGCCCACGCCCTCCGCCACCACCCCACCGCCGACCGCTGGATCTGGTCCTCCACCGCCGCGTTCTACCCCCGCCTCCTCGACGCCGGCGAGACCGTCCCCCGCTGCCACGACGTCGAAGCCGCCGAAGCCATCCTCCTCGGCCACGAGGGGATGTGGGGCCTGCCCCGCTCCCTCGCCGCCGCCTGGGCGCGACTCCGCGGACTCCCCGTCCCGAAGGACCCGCCGCCCCGCTCGTTCGCCGGCGAGCCCCAGCCCACCCTTTTCGACGCCGCCCCCGCCCGCCCCCACGGCACCGACGACCTGCCCGCCCTCCTCGCCGTCCACGCCGCGCAGCAGGATCGCGTCGCCGCCTCCGCCCACCCGCACCGCCTGCGTCTCCTCCTCGCCGCCGAGTCCGCCGGCATGCTCGTCGCCGCCGAGATGCACCACGCCGGCCTGCCCTGGCGCGCCGACGTGCACGACGCCCTCCTCACCGAGCTGCTCGGCGGCCGCTACCCGGGCGGCCTGGAGCCGCCCCGTCTCGCCGCGCTCGCCGACGACGTGTCCCGCGCCTTCGGCGAGCGGGTCCGCCCCGACCTGCCCGCGGAGGTCGTCCGCGCGTTCCGCAAGGCGGGCGTCAGGATCACCTCCACCCGCAAGTGGGAGCTGCAGGACATCGACCACCCCGCGGTCGCCCCGCTGCTGGAGTACAAGAAGCTGTACCGGCTGCATACCGCCCACGGCTGGTCCTGGCTCCAGACCTGGGTGCACGGCGGCCGGTTCCGCCCCGAGTACCTGCCGGGGGGTGCCATGTCGGGACGCTGGACCACGCACGGCGGCGGCGCGCTGCAGATCCCGCGGGTGGTGCGCCGCGCGGTGGTCGCGGACGAGGGCTGGCGGCTGGTGGTCGCCGACGCCGACCAGATGGAGCCGCGGGTGCTGGCGGCCGTCTCGGGTGACGCGGGGCTGATGGCGGCGGCGGACGGTACCAGGGATCTGTACGAGGCGCTGGCCGCCCGCGCGTTCGCCGGCGGGCGCGCGGAGGCGAAGCTGGCGCTGCTGGGCGCGATCTACGGTCAGACCTCCGGCGACGCGCTGACGTACCTGGCGGATCTGCGCCGCCGCTTCCCCGCCGCGGTGGCGTACGTGGACGAGGCCGCCCGCGCCGGCGAGGAGGGCCGGCTCGTCCGCAGCCATCTGGGCCGTACGTGCGCGCCGTCGGAGGCGGCGGACGACGGCGAGGCGGGGCTGCCGCAGGAGGACGACGGGGGCGGGGCGGCGGCCCGCGGGGGCGCCGCGGCGCGGGCGCGGGGCCGCTTCACGCGCAACTTCGTGGTGCAGGCGAGCGCGGCGGAGTGGGCGCTGTGCCTGCTGGCGGCGCTGCGCCAGGAGCTGGCGGGGATGCGGGCGGAGCTGGTGTTCTTCCAGCACGACGAGGTGATCGTGCACTGCCCGGAGGCGGAGGCGCCGGCGGTGGAGAAGGCGCTGGCGGTGGCGTCGGCGCGGGCGGGGGAGGTGATGTTCGGCCAGACGCCGGTGGTGTTCTCGTTCACGACGGCGGTGGTGGAGTGCTACGCGGATGCGAGATAA
- a CDS encoding limonene-1,2-epoxide hydrolase family protein yields the protein MPAPNEPATEEEALVVQFFADMGTTYAEMVPAFRRHLADDCVWDNQGLPEVRGTEQILGFLQQLVDQTGLESVGGEVLRIASRGGTVLTQRHEHWTGKDGAVLVESLPVMGTFEVADGKITSWRDYYDSALLAHLMAGDA from the coding sequence ATGCCAGCCCCGAACGAACCCGCCACCGAAGAAGAAGCCCTCGTCGTGCAGTTCTTCGCCGACATGGGCACCACCTACGCCGAGATGGTGCCCGCTTTCCGCCGCCATCTGGCCGACGACTGCGTCTGGGACAACCAGGGGCTGCCGGAGGTCCGCGGCACGGAGCAGATCCTGGGCTTCCTCCAGCAGCTCGTCGACCAGACCGGACTGGAGAGCGTGGGGGGAGAGGTGTTGCGGATCGCGAGCCGGGGCGGCACCGTGCTCACCCAGCGCCACGAGCACTGGACCGGCAAGGACGGCGCCGTCCTGGTCGAGTCGCTGCCCGTCATGGGCACCTTCGAGGTCGCCGACGGCAAGATCACGTCCTGGCGCGACTACTACGACTCCGCGCTCCTGGCCCACCTGATGGCGGGCGACGCGTGA
- a CDS encoding pyridoxamine 5'-phosphate oxidase family protein, whose amino-acid sequence MTEATAHQPETTLDAAFSGAGAAATPWPDARRELETAATFWLTSVRPEGRPHVTPLIGVWLDGAVYFGTGAEERKARNLAANPHCIVSTGGSALDEGLDVVVEGDAAQVRDRALLGRVADAYTAKYGRHVTSPEGTFHGLPEAIRRGEGPLVFEVTPRVAFAFAKGEPFGQTRYRFPARAPGGA is encoded by the coding sequence ATGACAGAAGCGACAGCCCACCAGCCCGAGACGACGCTCGATGCGGCCTTCAGCGGCGCCGGGGCCGCCGCCACCCCCTGGCCGGACGCCCGCCGCGAGCTGGAGACGGCCGCGACCTTCTGGCTGACGTCCGTACGCCCCGAGGGCCGCCCCCACGTCACCCCGCTGATCGGCGTGTGGCTCGACGGCGCCGTGTACTTCGGCACCGGTGCCGAGGAGCGCAAGGCCCGCAACCTCGCCGCCAACCCGCACTGCATCGTCAGCACCGGCGGCAGCGCCCTTGACGAAGGGCTCGACGTGGTCGTCGAGGGCGACGCCGCACAGGTCCGCGACCGCGCCCTGCTCGGCCGGGTCGCGGACGCGTACACCGCCAAGTACGGCCGCCACGTCACCTCGCCCGAGGGCACCTTCCACGGGCTCCCCGAGGCCATCCGCCGCGGCGAGGGCCCGCTGGTCTTCGAGGTCACTCCGCGGGTCGCGTTCGCCTTCGCCAAGGGCGAGCCGTTCGGCCAGACCCGCTACCGTTTCCCCGCCCGGGCGCCCGGCGGAGCCTGA
- a CDS encoding lysophospholipid acyltransferase family protein — protein MSGAKGPRKGGKPGRGSLRGDLAMVRSGRDWRGRALAPRGYRTPGGSAAGFGAGKVEQKTFPTAWARTPAARAVRNVLQRGVLKQYAWAKTRPQIEGLDLLESLRGPAIFVANHSSHLDTPLILGSLPRRIADRTAVGAAADYFFTSTAVSITTALMFNAFPVDRYGSRRGGVSLPAELIDDGWSLLLYPEGTRSHDGWMSSFKMGASRLCVNMGIPVVPVAVRGTFAAMPRGKALPTRTGTRLVVRFGRPLPPQTGESVTDFRARMLRHIAALWAEEDLGWYQSLRAAEEGRLTLPEGRTTALPLTSTPVEQGKPVAEWRRVWEATRPSLGDGRRKVWRDD, from the coding sequence ATGAGCGGCGCGAAGGGCCCGCGCAAGGGCGGCAAGCCGGGCCGGGGGAGCCTCCGCGGCGACCTGGCGATGGTGCGGTCGGGCCGCGACTGGCGGGGCCGGGCCCTGGCCCCGCGCGGCTACCGCACCCCGGGCGGCAGCGCGGCGGGCTTCGGGGCGGGGAAGGTGGAACAGAAGACGTTCCCCACCGCGTGGGCGCGGACGCCCGCGGCCCGGGCGGTGCGCAACGTCCTGCAGCGCGGGGTGCTCAAGCAGTACGCGTGGGCCAAGACCCGGCCGCAGATCGAGGGCCTGGACCTGCTGGAGTCGCTGCGCGGCCCGGCGATCTTCGTCGCCAACCACTCCAGCCACCTCGACACGCCGCTGATCCTCGGCTCCCTGCCCCGCCGCATCGCCGACCGCACGGCGGTCGGCGCGGCGGCGGACTACTTCTTCACCTCGACGGCGGTCAGCATCACCACCGCGCTGATGTTCAACGCCTTCCCGGTGGACCGCTACGGCTCGCGCCGCGGCGGGGTGTCGCTGCCGGCGGAGCTGATCGACGACGGCTGGAGCCTGCTGCTGTACCCGGAGGGCACGCGGTCGCACGACGGCTGGATGAGCTCGTTCAAGATGGGTGCGTCGCGCCTGTGCGTGAACATGGGCATCCCGGTCGTCCCGGTGGCGGTCCGCGGCACGTTCGCCGCGATGCCCCGCGGCAAGGCCCTGCCCACCCGCACGGGCACGCGCCTGGTGGTCCGCTTCGGCCGCCCCCTGCCCCCGCAGACGGGCGAGTCGGTCACGGACTTCCGCGCCCGCATGCTGCGCCACATCGCCGCTCTGTGGGCGGAGGAGGACCTGGGCTGGTACCAGTCGCTCCGCGCGGCGGAAGAGGGCCGCCTGACCCTCCCGGAGGGCCGCACGACGGCGCTCCCGCTGACGTCGACGCCGGTGGAGCAGGGGAAGCCGGTGGCGGAGTGGCGGAGAGTCTGGGAGGCGACGAGACCGTCGCTGGGGGACGGCCGCCGGAAGGTGTGGCGGGACGACTGA
- a CDS encoding putative protein N(5)-glutamine methyltransferase encodes MVARLRAAGCVFAEDEARLLRAAASTPAELDALVARRVAGWPLEQVLGRAEFCGLHIAVEPGVFVPRRRSEFLVRHAAEAAATAACPVVLDLCCGSGAIGAAIAAAVPGAELHAADVDPAAVRCARLNVGPGGTVYEGDLYAPLPGHLRGRVDVLVANAPYVPTAEVPFLPPEARDHEPLTALDGGADGLDVQRRVIAAAPEWLAPGGLLLVETSGRQEPRTRAAVAAAGLTAHTAVCADLAATVVTGRAPRAGGARPGAGPATRTPAPGAA; translated from the coding sequence CTGGTGGCCCGCCTCCGCGCCGCCGGCTGCGTCTTCGCCGAGGACGAGGCCCGTCTCCTCCGGGCCGCCGCCTCCACCCCCGCCGAGCTGGACGCCCTCGTCGCCCGCCGCGTCGCCGGGTGGCCGCTGGAACAGGTTCTGGGCCGGGCCGAGTTCTGCGGGCTGCACATCGCCGTCGAGCCCGGCGTGTTCGTACCCCGCAGGCGCAGCGAGTTCCTGGTCCGGCACGCCGCAGAGGCGGCGGCGACCGCCGCATGCCCCGTCGTGCTCGACCTGTGCTGCGGCTCCGGCGCCATCGGTGCCGCCATTGCCGCCGCCGTGCCCGGCGCCGAGCTGCACGCCGCCGACGTCGACCCGGCCGCGGTCCGCTGCGCCCGGCTCAACGTCGGGCCCGGCGGCACCGTCTACGAGGGCGACCTGTACGCGCCGCTGCCCGGACACCTCCGCGGCCGCGTCGACGTGCTCGTCGCCAACGCCCCGTACGTGCCCACCGCCGAGGTCCCGTTCCTGCCGCCCGAGGCCCGCGACCACGAGCCGCTGACCGCGCTGGACGGCGGCGCCGACGGGCTCGACGTGCAGCGCCGCGTGATCGCGGCGGCCCCGGAGTGGCTGGCGCCCGGCGGGCTGCTGCTCGTGGAGACGAGCGGGCGGCAGGAGCCCCGTACCCGCGCGGCCGTCGCCGCCGCCGGGCTGACGGCGCACACGGCGGTGTGCGCGGACCTGGCGGCGACGGTCGTCACCGGTCGCGCGCCGCGGGCGGGCGGTGCGCGGCCCGGCGCGGGCCCGGCTACACGAACCCCCGCACCCGGTGCTGCATGA
- a CDS encoding SAM-dependent methyltransferase, with the protein MEDEGNGRAAKPGPGDIDTTKPSIARAYDVVLGGKDNYKVDRAVADQLRETMPHIDDLAWLNREALGRTVRYLTAEAGIDQLIDLGAGLPTMENTHQVAQRHLPGARVVYVDNDPIVLAHGRALLQENDDTFVITADLRRPQEILEHPDVRRLIDFSRPVAILLVGILHHLHDDEDPQGIVDAYMDAVPSGSHLVITAFCDVGEEARALQDTFLSFLGTGRFRTAAEIESYFTGLELLEPGVVSLPHWRPDKPVRTDLKLYERLMAGGVGRKP; encoded by the coding sequence GTGGAGGACGAGGGCAACGGGCGGGCGGCCAAACCGGGACCCGGCGACATCGACACCACCAAGCCCAGCATCGCCCGGGCCTACGACGTGGTGCTCGGCGGCAAGGACAACTACAAGGTCGACCGGGCCGTCGCCGACCAGTTGCGGGAGACCATGCCGCACATCGACGACCTGGCGTGGCTCAACCGCGAGGCGCTGGGCCGCACAGTGCGCTACCTGACCGCCGAGGCGGGCATCGACCAGCTCATCGACCTCGGCGCCGGGCTGCCGACCATGGAGAACACCCACCAGGTCGCCCAGCGCCACCTGCCGGGCGCCCGCGTGGTCTACGTCGACAACGACCCCATCGTCCTCGCCCACGGCCGCGCGCTGCTCCAGGAGAACGACGACACCTTCGTCATCACCGCAGACCTGCGGCGCCCGCAGGAGATCCTGGAGCACCCCGACGTGCGCCGGCTGATCGACTTCTCCCGTCCGGTGGCGATCCTGCTCGTCGGCATCCTCCACCACCTCCACGACGACGAGGACCCGCAAGGCATCGTGGACGCGTACATGGACGCGGTCCCGTCGGGCAGCCACCTGGTGATCACCGCCTTCTGCGACGTCGGCGAGGAGGCCCGGGCGCTGCAGGACACCTTCCTCTCCTTCCTCGGCACCGGCCGCTTCCGCACCGCCGCCGAGATCGAGAGCTACTTCACCGGTCTCGAACTGCTGGAGCCGGGCGTGGTCTCGCTGCCGCACTGGCGTCCCGACAAGCCGGTGCGCACGGATCTGAAGCTCTACGAGCGCCTGATGGCCGGAGGCGTCGGCCGCAAGCCGTGA
- a CDS encoding zinc-binding dehydrogenase — protein MSLALQYHRSPARFLAARGLSRTRSRAAGSLAGSLAPLRLTRDRRELPKGDGWTRLAPSLSGICGSDLGMLNGTVSPYLAALTSTPFVPGHEVVGTTVDDLPTIPRGTRVVLDPVLSCAVRGLPECDACRAGHTNRCDHITSGHLSPGMQTGYCADTGGGWAQRMVAHEHQLRPVPDDLPDERAVLVEPLACAIHSVRRVPIEPGASVLVIGAGTVGLFTVLALRQLTEAGTIHVVAKHGHQRERALALGADEAVEPDRALRAVRRMTSALAQRPEMGSEFLLGGADIAFECTGGGAGLDTALRTVRAGGTVVVSGIPGGADLTPLWYRELSLVGAYTTRRREDVTPDDPDAGPDGRAGTDFDKAVQLAATAPLDGYVERYALQQWRPALEHAFAAGSAGSVKIAFDPTLDG, from the coding sequence ATGAGCCTGGCGCTTCAGTACCACCGTTCGCCCGCGCGCTTCCTGGCCGCCCGCGGGCTCAGCCGCACCCGCAGCCGCGCCGCCGGCTCGCTGGCCGGCTCGCTCGCGCCGCTGCGGCTCACCCGCGACCGGCGCGAACTGCCCAAGGGCGACGGCTGGACCCGGCTGGCGCCCAGCCTGTCCGGCATCTGCGGCTCGGACCTCGGGATGCTCAACGGCACCGTGTCGCCGTATCTGGCGGCGCTGACGTCCACGCCGTTCGTGCCGGGACACGAGGTCGTCGGCACCACCGTCGACGACCTGCCGACCATCCCGCGCGGCACCCGCGTCGTGCTCGACCCGGTGCTCTCCTGCGCGGTGCGCGGCCTGCCCGAGTGCGACGCCTGCCGCGCCGGGCACACGAACCGCTGCGACCACATCACCTCCGGGCACCTGTCGCCCGGCATGCAGACCGGCTACTGCGCCGACACCGGCGGCGGCTGGGCGCAGCGCATGGTCGCCCACGAGCACCAGCTCCGCCCGGTGCCCGACGACCTGCCGGACGAGCGCGCGGTGCTCGTCGAGCCGCTGGCGTGCGCGATCCACTCGGTGCGCCGGGTGCCGATCGAGCCGGGCGCCTCGGTGCTGGTCATCGGCGCCGGCACGGTGGGGCTGTTCACCGTGCTCGCGCTGCGGCAGCTCACCGAGGCGGGCACCATCCACGTCGTCGCCAAACACGGCCACCAGCGCGAACGGGCGCTGGCGCTGGGCGCGGACGAGGCCGTCGAGCCGGACCGCGCGCTGCGCGCCGTCCGCCGGATGACCTCGGCGCTCGCCCAGCGTCCCGAGATGGGGTCGGAGTTCCTGCTCGGCGGGGCGGACATCGCGTTCGAGTGCACCGGCGGCGGCGCCGGCCTCGACACCGCGCTGCGTACCGTACGGGCCGGGGGGACGGTCGTCGTGTCCGGCATTCCGGGGGGCGCCGACCTGACCCCGCTCTGGTACCGGGAGCTGAGCCTCGTCGGCGCGTACACGACCAGACGCCGCGAGGACGTCACCCCGGACGACCCGGACGCGGGCCCCGACGGCCGCGCCGGCACCGACTTCGACAAGGCGGTGCAGCTCGCCGCCACCGCGCCCCTGGACGGGTACGTCGAACGCTATGCGCTCCAGCAGTGGCGCCCTGCGCTGGAGCACGCGTTCGCGGCCGGCTCGGCGGGCTCCGTCAAGATCGCCTTTGATCCGACCCTGGACGGCTGA
- a CDS encoding lactate racemase domain-containing protein, translating into MSRPGFVLEVDERTPPLLVHEGENFRLERLPHGTRVIYPPDSLPGIRDLDGVIRRALLEPHGSEPLPELLFAGMRLTIVFDDLSLPLPPMRRPDVRQRIIEQVLEMAAVKGVDDVELIAANALHRRMTPAELQHVVGDRVFRSFFPQHLTNHDAEDRDNLVHLGDTAEGEEVEINRRAAESDLVVYVNITSTAMSGGPKSVSVGLASYRSIRHHHNVHTLRHSRSFNDPPKSAMHHSYNRMHDLIGGQVKVFTVETTLNNDTFPSATRFLNKREWEWNYGDQAAYLASRRGNSLMTPSMRRRLWHKTEAPYGVTGVNAGAPSEVHPITLRNVHRQQLTEVQGQADVAVYGLPYICPYNVNSVMNPILTMCLGLGYFFNLYLNKPIVREGGVGIFYHPMPNEFHPVHHPSYIDFYEEVLAETTDPAVIEAKFEKQFATDPWYTHLYRKSYAYHGVHPFYMWYWGAHAMQHLGQVIFVGADRSAASRLGVQSASTLNDALQLASQTVGTSPSITYQHMPPLTLASVR; encoded by the coding sequence GTGAGCAGACCAGGCTTCGTGCTGGAAGTCGACGAACGAACCCCGCCCCTGCTGGTGCACGAGGGCGAGAATTTCCGGCTGGAGCGGCTGCCCCACGGCACCCGGGTGATCTACCCGCCCGACTCGCTGCCCGGCATCCGCGACCTCGACGGGGTCATCCGCCGCGCGCTGCTCGAACCGCACGGCAGCGAACCCCTGCCCGAGCTGCTCTTCGCCGGCATGCGGCTGACGATCGTCTTCGACGACCTGTCGCTCCCGCTGCCGCCGATGCGCCGGCCCGACGTACGCCAGCGGATCATCGAGCAGGTGCTGGAGATGGCGGCGGTCAAGGGCGTCGACGACGTCGAGCTGATCGCCGCCAACGCCCTGCACCGGCGCATGACCCCGGCGGAGCTGCAGCACGTCGTGGGCGACCGGGTGTTCCGGTCGTTCTTCCCGCAGCACCTCACCAACCACGACGCCGAGGACCGCGACAACCTCGTGCACCTCGGCGACACCGCGGAGGGCGAGGAGGTCGAGATCAACCGGCGGGCGGCCGAGAGCGACCTCGTCGTCTACGTCAACATCACCTCGACGGCGATGAGCGGCGGCCCCAAGTCGGTGTCGGTGGGCCTGGCCAGCTACCGCAGCATCCGCCACCACCACAACGTGCACACGCTGCGGCACTCCCGGTCGTTCAACGACCCCCCGAAGTCGGCCATGCACCACTCGTACAACCGCATGCACGACCTGATCGGCGGCCAGGTCAAGGTGTTCACCGTCGAGACGACGCTGAACAACGACACCTTCCCGTCCGCCACCCGCTTCCTCAACAAGCGCGAGTGGGAGTGGAACTACGGCGACCAGGCGGCCTACCTCGCCTCCCGGCGCGGCAACTCCCTGATGACGCCGTCGATGCGGCGCCGGCTGTGGCACAAGACGGAGGCGCCGTACGGGGTCACGGGCGTGAACGCGGGCGCGCCGAGCGAGGTGCACCCGATCACCCTCCGCAACGTCCACCGCCAGCAGCTCACCGAGGTGCAGGGGCAGGCGGACGTCGCGGTGTACGGCCTGCCGTACATCTGCCCGTACAACGTCAACTCGGTGATGAACCCGATCCTGACGATGTGCCTGGGCCTCGGCTACTTCTTCAACCTGTATCTGAACAAGCCGATCGTGCGCGAGGGCGGCGTCGGGATCTTCTACCACCCGATGCCGAACGAGTTCCACCCCGTGCACCACCCCAGCTACATCGACTTCTACGAAGAGGTGCTGGCCGAGACCACCGACCCGGCGGTCATCGAGGCCAAGTTCGAGAAGCAGTTCGCCACCGACCCGTGGTACACGCACCTCTACCGCAAGAGCTACGCCTACCACGGCGTGCACCCCTTCTACATGTGGTACTGGGGCGCGCACGCGATGCAGCACCTGGGCCAGGTCATCTTCGTCGGCGCGGACCGCAGCGCGGCGTCCCGGCTCGGCGTGCAGTCGGCGTCGACGCTGAACGACGCGCTGCAACTGGCCTCGCAGACGGTGGGCACCAGCCCCTCCATCACGTACCAGCACATGCCGCCGCTGACCCTGGCGTCCGTCCGATGA
- a CDS encoding DUF4185 domain-containing protein, whose translation MGSHREVGAGRGTPISRARFLRTAAGAAVGGGVLLGTGRAAAEPAGAGRGGAPRDGRGAAAPEVTKIRDLTGPGITTAYRMEATDLGIPVRTPDGRMLFVFGDTFEEARVGGGWWRSPVALYSRTTNLDAGVTWSGAVGGAAAQQLWAYEHDNPVFSTVLPSDVITIGSTMYLHAMVNKGLGNVVWTEIWRSDDNGATWVHTGAKFAPDLHGGLFQLLTWAAGDDGFVYVFSTEFTRSKPVILQRVPAARIADPGAYEPWGYRNGAWAWGNPPTPVLEGRFGEMCLRPMAGKWILTWFNEADYRIDGILMDTPTSNLYEAHRRTLVWGGQWGNEDDSHVAQLYGGYVIPGSTPDNLHLAVSQWNTAEGWPYRVMQHRVRGFV comes from the coding sequence ATGGGCAGTCATCGCGAAGTCGGAGCCGGGCGCGGTACGCCCATAAGCAGGGCGCGGTTCCTGAGAACGGCGGCCGGCGCCGCCGTCGGCGGCGGGGTACTGCTGGGGACCGGCCGGGCGGCGGCGGAGCCGGCGGGCGCGGGCCGCGGGGGCGCGCCACGTGACGGGCGCGGGGCGGCGGCCCCGGAGGTGACCAAGATCCGGGACCTCACCGGGCCAGGGATCACCACCGCGTACCGGATGGAGGCCACCGACCTGGGCATCCCCGTGCGTACGCCGGACGGCCGGATGCTCTTCGTCTTCGGCGACACCTTCGAGGAGGCGCGCGTCGGCGGGGGCTGGTGGCGCTCGCCCGTCGCGCTGTACTCGCGGACGACGAACCTCGACGCGGGCGTCACCTGGTCCGGCGCGGTGGGCGGTGCGGCGGCGCAGCAACTGTGGGCGTACGAGCACGACAACCCCGTCTTCTCCACCGTCCTGCCGTCCGACGTCATCACCATCGGCTCGACGATGTATCTGCACGCCATGGTCAACAAGGGCCTCGGCAACGTCGTCTGGACGGAGATCTGGCGCTCCGACGACAACGGCGCCACCTGGGTGCACACCGGCGCGAAGTTCGCCCCCGACCTGCACGGCGGGCTCTTCCAGTTGCTGACCTGGGCGGCGGGCGACGACGGCTTCGTGTACGTGTTCTCCACGGAGTTCACCCGCAGCAAGCCGGTGATCCTCCAGCGGGTGCCGGCGGCCCGGATCGCCGACCCCGGCGCGTACGAGCCGTGGGGCTACCGCAACGGCGCCTGGGCGTGGGGCAATCCGCCGACGCCGGTGCTGGAGGGGCGCTTCGGCGAGATGTGCCTGCGGCCGATGGCGGGCAAGTGGATCCTCACGTGGTTCAACGAGGCCGACTACCGCATCGACGGCATCCTCATGGACACCCCCACGTCCAACCTGTACGAGGCGCACCGGCGGACGCTGGTGTGGGGCGGGCAGTGGGGCAACGAGGACGACTCACACGTGGCGCAGTTGTACGGCGGCTACGTCATCCCCGGCTCGACGCCGGACAACCTGCACCTGGCGGTGAGCCAGTGGAACACCGCGGAAGGCTGGCCGTACCGGGTCATGCAGCACCGGGTGCGGGGGTTCGTGTAG